The Elgaria multicarinata webbii isolate HBS135686 ecotype San Diego chromosome 1, rElgMul1.1.pri, whole genome shotgun sequence genome has a window encoding:
- the PCIF1 gene encoding mRNA (2'-O-methyladenosine-N(6)-)-methyltransferase, which yields MANENHGTSAEEAALMSRSPGTSHQSQPSSPKPIRLVQDLPDELVQAGWEKCWSKRENRPYYFNRFTNQSLWEMPLLGQHDVISDPLGLNAAPMPAEGGVGDATAAEDKVRKRRPSEEVQLSGNSVKKPKVEIPGNPPAQPAPNTPSTPGTPLLKLWGVSPEDKQAALLRPTEVYWDLDIQTNAVIKQRAPSEVLAPHPEVELLRSQLMLKLRQHYRELCQQREGIDPPRESFNRWMLERKVVDKGTDPLLPSSCEPVVSPSMFREIMNDIPIRLSRIKFREEAKRLLFKYAEAAKRLIESRSASPDSRKVVKWNVEDTFSWLRRDHSASKEDYMDRLEHLRKQCGPHVSAAAKDSVEGICSKIYHISLEYVKRIREKHLEILKEHNMSAEVEAAEAQERLIYCYPVRLAAPSPPLPNVEMHMENNVVCVRYKGEMVKVSRNYFSKLWLLYRYSCIDDSAFERFLPRVWCLLRRYQMMFGVGLYEGTGLQGALPVQVFEALHKLFGVSFECFASPLNCYFKQYCSAFLDTDGYFGSRGPCLDFFPISGSFEANPPFCEELMDAMASHFEKLLETSKEPLSFIVFIPEWRDPPTPALTRMEQSRFKRHQLILPAFDHEYRSGSQHVCKKEEMYYKAVHNTAVLFLQNNSGFAKWEPTQERLQELVTAYKHSGRTLASSTSSSSSSSSTSDKDRETVREQSASQETTPN from the exons ATGGCCAATGAAAACCACGGCACCTCTGCGGAGGAAGCTGCCCTGATGAGCCGTTCTCCTGGCACTTCCCACCAGAGCCAGCCAAGCTCCCCAAAACCCATCCGGCTGGTGCAGGATTTGCCAG ATGAGCTGGTGCAGGCTGGCTGGGAGAAGTGCTGGAGCAAGCGTGAGAACCGCCCGTACTATTTCAACCGCTTCACCAACCAGTCGCTCTGGGAGATGCCGCTTCTGGGGCAACACGACGTCATT TCGGACCCTCTTGGTCTGAATGCAGCTCCGATGCCTGCAGAAGGGGGAGTTGGCGACGCCACCGCCGCTGAAGACAAGGTGCGGAAACGGAGGCCTTCCGAGGAGGTCCAGCTCAGTGGTAACAGCGTGAAGAAGCCCAAG GTCGAGATCCCAGGAAACCCCCCAGCTCAGCCAGCCCCTAACACTCCCAGTACCCCTGGGACTCCCCTGCTGAAGTTGTGGGGCGTGTCTCCTGAAGACAAGCAGGCGGCCCTCTTGCGACCAACCGA AGTGTACTGGGACTTGGACATCCAGACGAACGCCGTGATTAAGCAGCGAGCGCCCTCCGAGGTGCTGGCCCCCCACCCGGAGGTGGAGCTTCTCCGGTCCCAGCTGATGCTGAAGCTGCGCCAGCATTACCGGGAGCTCTGCCAGCAGCGGGAGG GGATCGATCCTCCGCGAGAATCCTTCAATCGCTGGATGCTGGAGCGGAAGGTGGTGGACAAAGGGACGGATCCCCTGTTGCCGAGCAGCTGCGAGCCGGTCGTGTCCCCTTCCATGTTCAGAGAAATCATGAATGACATTCCCATCAG GTTGTCCCGAATCAAGTTCCGTGAAGAAGCCAAGCGGCTGCTGTTCAAATACGCCGAGGCTGCGAAGAGACTCATTGAATCCAG GAGCGCCTCTCCGGACAGCAGGAAGGTGGTGAAGTGGAACGTGGAGGACACCTTCAGCTGGCTGCGGCGAGACCACTCCGCCTCAAAAGAGGACTACATG GACCGCCTGGAGCACCTGCGCAAGCAGTGCGGGCCCCACGTGTCTGCTGCAGCCAAGGACTCCGTGGAAGGCATTTGCAGCAAAATCTACCACATCTCCCTGGAGTACGTCAAGCGCATTCGAGAAAAGCACCTGGAAATCCTCAAGGAGCACAACATGTCTG CGGAGGTCGAGGCTGCAGAGGCCCAGGAACGGCTCATCTACTGCTACCCGGTGAGGCTGGCTGCCCCTTCTCCCCCGCTGCCCAACGTGGAGATGCACATGGAAAACAACGTGGTGTGCGTGCGCTACAAGGGCGAGATGGTGAAAGTCAGCCGCAACTACTTCAGCAAGCTG TGGCTGCTTTATCGGTATAGCTGCATCGATGACTCTGCCTTTGAGCGGTTTCTGCCGAGGGTTTGGTGCCTTCTCCGCAGATACCAG ATGATGTTTGGCGTGGGGCTCTACGAAGGGACCGGCCTGCAGGGGGCGCTCCCGGTGCAAGTCTTCGAAGCTCTCCACAAGCTCTTTGGCGtgagctttgagtgctttgcctcccccctgAACTGCTACTTCAAGCAGTACTGCTCGGCCTTCCTAGACACAGATGGGTATTTCGGATCCAGGGG TCCCTGCCTGGATTTCTTCCCCATCAGTGGCTCGTTTGAGGCAAACCCTCCGTTCTGCGAGGAGCTGATGGATGCCATGGCGTCTCACTTTGAG AAACTGCTGGAGACCTCCAAGGAGCCCTTGTCCTTCATCGTCTTCATCCCTGAGTGGCGGGACCCCCCGACGCCCGCCCTGACGCGCATGGAGCAGAGCCGGTTCAAGCGGCACCAGCTCATCCTGCCTGCCTTTGACCACGAGTACCGCAGTGGCTCCCAACACGTCTGCAAAAA AGAGGAGATGTACTACAAAGCGGTGCACAACACAGCTGTCCTTTTCCTGCAAAATAACTCTGGCTTTGCCAAGTGGGAGCCCACGCAAGAACGGCTGCAGGAGCTTGTCACCGCCTATAAGCACTCAGGACGGACCCtggcctcctccacctcctcctcctcctcctcctcctccacttcagaCAAGGATCGAGAGACAGTTCGGGAGCAAAGCGCGAGCCAGGAGACGACCCCTAATTAA
- the LOC134395256 gene encoding E3 ubiquitin-protein ligase RNF182-like: MSHPKGKAGGSQPPAFTAHEMECKICYERFDGRTRQPKLLACSHRVCARCLSQMADVGESPGCISCPFCRQETPVPEKDVARLPEDGQVLAALGSRERARKPGAPSRSPEVLLCPSILEPFADGKHSSSDCLVITLLEMPEDLAAPDGVGVLDVMRLYRPPSLASLPCHASLAKCQSCRGAWRAIPRFLVGVLCLVYFSSLPLGIYLLLVERLHLGIALVSLVPSTLVACVFYSLCQCMCHRLFDLPS, encoded by the coding sequence ATGTCCCATCCCAAGGGCAAGGCGGGGGGGTCCCAGCCGCCGGCCTTCACGGCACATGAGATGGAGTGCAAGATCTGCTACGAGCGCTTCGACGGCCGCACCCGCCAGCCCAAGCTGCTGGCCTGCAGCCACCGGGTCTGCGCCAGGTGCCTGAGCCAGATGGCGGACGTCGGCGAGTCCCCCGGGTGCATCAGCTGCCCCTTCTGCCGCCAGGAGACACCGGTGCCGGAGAAGGACGTGGCGCGTCTCCCCGAGGACGGGCAGGTGCTGGCGGCGCTGGGCAGCCGAGAGCGGGCCCGGAAGCCGGGGGCGCCCAGCCGCTCCCCCGAggtgctcctgtgccccagcatcCTGGAGCCCTTTGCGGACGGCAAGCACAGCTCCTCGGACTGCCTGGTCATCACCCTCCTGGAGATGCCCGAGGACTTGGCCGCTCCCGACGGGGTGGGCGTCCTGGATGTGATGCGGCTCTACCGCCCGCCCAGCCTGGCCTCACTGCCCTGCCACGCCTCGCTGGCCAAGTGCCAGTCATGCCGCGGCGCCTGGCGCGCCATCCCTCGCTTCCTCGTGGGGGTGCTCTGCCTGGTGTACTTCAGCTCCCTGCCGCTGGGCATCTACCTCCTCCTTGTGGAGCGCCTCCACCTGGGCATCGCCTTGgtgagcctggtgccctccacccTCGTGGCCTGCGTCTTCTACAGCCTCTGCCAGTGCATGTGCCACAGACTCTTCGACTTGCCCTCTTGA